The following proteins are co-located in the Silene latifolia isolate original U9 population chromosome 1, ASM4854445v1, whole genome shotgun sequence genome:
- the LOC141606763 gene encoding 4-hydroxybenzoate polyprenyltransferase, mitochondrial-like isoform X1, with amino-acid sequence MSILCRLSRSRCHRLASLSVSNLSFHHHHHSHPNPNPCPCPKPIFDHNSTPSLNYFSLRQPHVVRFGQNALFSTSSGVVQGSNHASGGKDDGNDRKLRKESGKTWVDLYLPQGIQPYAKLARLDKPIGTWLLAWPCMWSITMAAEPGSLPDFKMLALFGCGSFLLRGAGCTINDLLDQDIDVKVERTKLRPIASGLLTPFQGVSFLGLQLLLGLGILLQLNNYSVMLGASSLLLVFSYPLMKRWTFWPQAFLGLTFNWGALLGWSAVRGSLDPRIVLPLYASGVCWTLVYDTIYAHQDKDDDLKVGVKSTALRFGESTKEWLSGFGVACSAGLALSGYNADLGWPYYICLTAASGQLAWQIYTVDLSKRADCNRMFVSNKWFGALVFSGILLGRLAT; translated from the exons ATGTCAATCTTGTGCCGTCTCTCCCGCTCTAGGTGTCACAGACTTGCCTCTCTTTCAGTTTCCAACCTTTCttttcaccaccaccaccactcacaTCCTAACCCTAACCCTTGCCCTTGCCCTAAACCGATCTTTGATCACAATTCCACACCTTCCTTAAACTATTTCAGCCTTAGGCAACCCCATGTTGTCAGATTTGGTCAAAATGCCCTCTTCTCAACCTCTTCTGGCGTGGTCCAAGGATCAAATCATGCAAGCGGTGGCAAAGATGACGGCAATGATAGAAAGTTGAGAAAAGAGTCTGGTAAAACATGGGTTGACTTGTACCTACCTCAGGGAATTCAACCCTATGCGAAGCTTGCTAGGCTGGACAAACCCATTGGTACATGGTTACTTGCTTGGCCATGCATGTG GTCAATTACCATGGCTGCAGAGCCAGGAAGCCTTCCTGATTTCAAGATGCTGGCTTTATTTGGTTGTGGGTCGTTCCTTCTGCGAGGAGCTGGATGTACTATTAATGATCTTCTTGATCAAGATATTGATGTAAAG GTTGAGCGTACTAAGCTACGACCAATTGCAAGTGGTCTCTTGACTCCTTTTCAAGGGGTTTCCTTTCTCGGGCTACAACTTCTATTAGGTCTTGGTATCCTCCTTCAGCTGAACAATTACAG TGTCATGTTGGGGGCTTCGTCCTTGCTTCTGGTCTTCTCATATCCCCTTATGAAGAGATGGACATTTTGG CCCCAGGCATTTCTTGGCTTAACCTTTAACTGGGGAGCGTTATTAGGATGGTCAGCTGTCAGAGGAAGCTTAGATCCTCGCATAGTCCTCCCATTGTATGCATCTGGTGTATGTTGGACTTTGGTCTATGATACTATTTATGCACATCAG GATAAAGACGACGATTTAAAAGTGGGTGTGAAATCTACAGCGTTAAGGTTTGGGGAGTCAACGAAGGAATGGCTCTCTGGTTTTGGCGTTGCATGCAGTGCAGGGCTTGCCCTCAGTGGGTACAATGCAGATTTGG GGTGGCCATATTACATATGCTTGACTGCTGCTTCAGGCCAGCTGGCATGGCAGATTTATACAGTGGATTTGTCAAAGAGAGCTGACTGCAATAGGAT GTTTGTGTCAAATAAGTGGTTTGGTGCTCTCGTCTTTAGTGGAATTTTGCTTGGAAGATTGGCCACATAG
- the LOC141606763 gene encoding 4-hydroxybenzoate polyprenyltransferase, mitochondrial-like isoform X2, whose translation MSILCRLSRSRCHRLASLSVSNLSFHHHHHSHPNPNPCPCPKPIFDHNSTPSLNYFSLRQPHVVRFGQNALFSTSSGVVQGSNHASGGKDDGNDRKLRKESGKTWVDLYLPQGIQPYAKLARLDKPIGTWLLAWPCMWSITMAAEPGSLPDFKMLALFGCGSFLLRGAGCTINDLLDQDIDVKVERTKLRPIASGLLTPFQGVSFLGLQLLLGLGILLQLNNYSVMLGASSLLLVFSYPLMKRWTFWDKDDDLKVGVKSTALRFGESTKEWLSGFGVACSAGLALSGYNADLGWPYYICLTAASGQLAWQIYTVDLSKRADCNRMFVSNKWFGALVFSGILLGRLAT comes from the exons ATGTCAATCTTGTGCCGTCTCTCCCGCTCTAGGTGTCACAGACTTGCCTCTCTTTCAGTTTCCAACCTTTCttttcaccaccaccaccactcacaTCCTAACCCTAACCCTTGCCCTTGCCCTAAACCGATCTTTGATCACAATTCCACACCTTCCTTAAACTATTTCAGCCTTAGGCAACCCCATGTTGTCAGATTTGGTCAAAATGCCCTCTTCTCAACCTCTTCTGGCGTGGTCCAAGGATCAAATCATGCAAGCGGTGGCAAAGATGACGGCAATGATAGAAAGTTGAGAAAAGAGTCTGGTAAAACATGGGTTGACTTGTACCTACCTCAGGGAATTCAACCCTATGCGAAGCTTGCTAGGCTGGACAAACCCATTGGTACATGGTTACTTGCTTGGCCATGCATGTG GTCAATTACCATGGCTGCAGAGCCAGGAAGCCTTCCTGATTTCAAGATGCTGGCTTTATTTGGTTGTGGGTCGTTCCTTCTGCGAGGAGCTGGATGTACTATTAATGATCTTCTTGATCAAGATATTGATGTAAAG GTTGAGCGTACTAAGCTACGACCAATTGCAAGTGGTCTCTTGACTCCTTTTCAAGGGGTTTCCTTTCTCGGGCTACAACTTCTATTAGGTCTTGGTATCCTCCTTCAGCTGAACAATTACAG TGTCATGTTGGGGGCTTCGTCCTTGCTTCTGGTCTTCTCATATCCCCTTATGAAGAGATGGACATTTTGG GATAAAGACGACGATTTAAAAGTGGGTGTGAAATCTACAGCGTTAAGGTTTGGGGAGTCAACGAAGGAATGGCTCTCTGGTTTTGGCGTTGCATGCAGTGCAGGGCTTGCCCTCAGTGGGTACAATGCAGATTTGG GGTGGCCATATTACATATGCTTGACTGCTGCTTCAGGCCAGCTGGCATGGCAGATTTATACAGTGGATTTGTCAAAGAGAGCTGACTGCAATAGGAT GTTTGTGTCAAATAAGTGGTTTGGTGCTCTCGTCTTTAGTGGAATTTTGCTTGGAAGATTGGCCACATAG